One window from the genome of Comamonas sp. lk encodes:
- a CDS encoding MFS transporter — protein MSSPASATHPPAHDAGSAAHPDMDATYRKIAWRLIPFLVFLFILAWIDRVNVGFAKLQMLQDLQFSEAIYGLGAGIFFIGYFLFEVPSNLLLEKIGARKTLARITILWGGASMAMAYVTTPTMFYVLRFILGVVEAGFFPGVVLYLTYWFPAHHRARVNGLFMTSFAIAGAVGGPIAGAIMNGMQGVGHLANWQWLFILEGIPSVIAGFFVLKFLPEKPENARWLTKAEQQAVSHAVAAENQQGHKHVSLLSACRDYRVWLCAAVYFCIVSGNATIAFWSPSIIKEIGIQNTLQIGLISAIPFLAGTLAMVWNGLHSDKTGERRMHCAIAALIAAAGLILTGLFLHSAVLALCALTLASIGILAAFPVFWSIPSAFLAGTAAAGGIALINSIGNLAGFVAPYMIGALKTRTGSLSSGLYFVAALEFAAAFLVVVFVKKQ, from the coding sequence ATGAGCAGCCCGGCTTCTGCCACCCACCCCCCCGCCCACGATGCCGGCAGTGCCGCGCACCCCGATATGGACGCCACCTATCGCAAGATCGCCTGGCGCCTGATCCCCTTTCTGGTCTTTCTGTTCATCCTGGCCTGGATAGACCGCGTCAACGTCGGCTTCGCCAAGCTGCAGATGCTGCAGGACCTGCAGTTCAGTGAGGCCATCTACGGTCTGGGCGCCGGCATCTTCTTCATCGGCTACTTCCTGTTCGAGGTGCCCAGCAACCTGCTGCTGGAGAAGATAGGCGCGCGCAAGACGTTGGCGCGCATCACCATTCTGTGGGGCGGTGCGTCCATGGCCATGGCCTATGTGACCACACCCACCATGTTCTACGTGCTGCGCTTCATTCTGGGCGTAGTCGAGGCTGGCTTCTTCCCCGGCGTGGTGCTGTATCTGACCTACTGGTTCCCGGCCCATCACCGGGCACGCGTCAACGGTCTGTTCATGACCTCGTTCGCCATCGCCGGTGCCGTGGGCGGCCCTATCGCGGGCGCCATCATGAACGGCATGCAAGGCGTGGGCCATCTGGCCAACTGGCAGTGGCTGTTCATCCTCGAAGGCATCCCTTCGGTGATCGCCGGCTTCTTTGTACTCAAGTTCCTGCCCGAAAAACCCGAGAACGCCCGCTGGCTGACAAAGGCCGAGCAACAGGCCGTGAGCCATGCCGTGGCCGCCGAGAACCAGCAAGGCCACAAGCATGTATCGCTGCTGTCCGCCTGCCGTGACTACCGCGTCTGGCTGTGCGCTGCCGTGTACTTTTGTATCGTCAGCGGCAACGCCACCATCGCCTTCTGGTCGCCATCCATCATCAAGGAAATCGGCATCCAGAACACTCTGCAGATCGGCCTGATCTCGGCCATTCCCTTTCTCGCCGGCACGCTGGCCATGGTCTGGAACGGCCTGCATTCGGACAAGACCGGCGAGCGCCGCATGCACTGCGCCATCGCCGCCCTGATCGCCGCGGCCGGCCTGATCCTGACTGGCCTGTTCCTGCACAGCGCAGTGCTCGCCCTGTGTGCGCTGACGCTGGCTTCCATCGGCATCCTGGCCGCCTTCCCGGTGTTCTGGTCCATCCCTTCCGCCTTCCTGGCCGGCACGGCGGCTGCCGGCGGCATTGCCCTGATCAACTCCATAGGCAACCTGGCCGGCTTTGTGGCGCCTTACATGATTGGCGCGCTCAAGACCCGCACGGGATCGCTGTCCTCCGGGCTGTATTTCGTGGCCGCACTCGAATTCGCTGCCGCCTTCCTGGTCGTGGTCTTCGTCAAGAAGCAGTGA